Proteins from a single region of Dyadobacter fanqingshengii:
- a CDS encoding pectate lyase family protein translates to MISLKQLPFQILTALTLLTPAAYAQYPKIPAAAQKTSDSLLKAAMWKSEIAWQKAWPIIEQEAKNGKPYIPWAARPVDLPQSDIPAFPGAEGGGAYSFGGRGGKVYVVKSLADSGLGTLRDACEQGGARIIVFNVAGIIKLKTPLIIRAPYITIAGQTAPGDGVCVAGETVWINTHDVVIRHMRFRRGETFVGRRDDSIGGNPIGNIMIDHVSASWGLDENMSMYRHMYNDSTGVAEQKLPTVNITIQNSIFSETLDTWNHSFGSTLGGENCTFMRNLWANNAGRNPSIGWFGIFNFTNNVVFNWVHRSIDGGDYRAMYNIINNYFKPGPQTPKDSPIGHRIVKPEAGRSKLGYQVYGRAYVHGNIMEGFDAVTKDNWNGGVQVEELPNTGKYRDKMKWDQPLPMPQFPIMSAKESFDYVLSNAGATLPKRDPVDTRVTTQVRTGKINPIDGVTLPKTQFEHRRLPIDSYKNGIITDISQVGGYPEYKGTPYKDSDDDGMPDDWEVKYSLNPNDASDAQKDMSGDGYANIEKFINGIDPKKKTNWKDPKNNHDTLASLKEPSNKK, encoded by the coding sequence ATGATATCACTAAAACAACTCCCATTCCAAATCCTAACCGCCCTAACGCTGCTAACACCCGCCGCCTACGCTCAATATCCCAAAATCCCCGCAGCGGCGCAAAAAACCAGTGATTCGCTGTTGAAGGCTGCGATGTGGAAATCGGAGATTGCCTGGCAGAAGGCTTGGCCTATCATTGAGCAGGAGGCGAAAAATGGCAAACCTTACATTCCCTGGGCGGCCAGGCCGGTGGATCTTCCGCAGTCGGATATTCCGGCTTTTCCGGGTGCAGAGGGCGGTGGCGCTTATAGTTTTGGCGGTCGGGGTGGTAAGGTTTATGTGGTGAAAAGTCTGGCGGATAGCGGGCTCGGGACATTGCGTGACGCTTGCGAACAGGGTGGTGCGCGCATCATCGTTTTCAATGTAGCAGGGATAATTAAACTTAAAACACCGCTCATTATCCGCGCTCCCTACATTACCATTGCCGGGCAGACTGCACCGGGCGACGGCGTTTGTGTGGCGGGTGAAACGGTTTGGATCAATACGCACGATGTTGTGATCCGGCATATGCGGTTCCGCCGCGGTGAGACATTCGTGGGCCGTCGCGACGATTCCATCGGTGGCAACCCGATTGGTAACATTATGATCGACCATGTTTCCGCGAGCTGGGGTTTAGATGAGAATATGTCTATGTATCGTCACATGTACAACGACAGCACCGGCGTTGCTGAACAGAAGCTTCCAACCGTGAACATTACGATTCAGAATTCAATCTTTTCTGAAACGCTTGATACCTGGAACCACTCGTTCGGCAGCACGCTGGGTGGAGAGAATTGTACGTTTATGCGCAATTTATGGGCTAATAACGCTGGTAGAAATCCTTCCATCGGATGGTTTGGGATTTTTAATTTTACTAATAACGTGGTTTTCAACTGGGTGCACCGCTCCATTGATGGCGGCGATTACCGCGCGATGTATAACATTATCAACAACTATTTCAAACCTGGTCCGCAGACGCCGAAGGATTCGCCAATTGGTCACAGGATCGTGAAGCCCGAAGCTGGCAGAAGCAAGTTAGGTTACCAGGTTTACGGCCGCGCCTATGTGCATGGCAATATTATGGAGGGTTTTGACGCGGTCACGAAGGACAACTGGAATGGCGGAGTGCAGGTTGAAGAACTGCCCAATACTGGGAAATACAGGGATAAGATGAAGTGGGACCAACCATTGCCGATGCCCCAATTCCCGATTATGAGTGCCAAAGAATCATTCGATTACGTGCTCTCTAACGCTGGCGCAACGTTGCCCAAACGCGATCCGGTGGATACGCGAGTGACGACACAGGTCAGGACAGGGAAGATCAATCCGATCGATGGTGTTACTTTGCCTAAAACTCAATTTGAACACCGCCGCTTGCCTATCGATTCTTACAAAAACGGCATTATCACAGACATTTCGCAAGTAGGCGGCTATCCCGAATACAAAGGAACGCCATACAAAGATTCGGACGACGATGGCATGCCGGATGATTGGGAAGTAAAATACAGTCTCAACCCAAATGATGCTTCGGATGCACAAAAAGACATGAGCGGGGACGGTTATGCCAACATTGAAAAATTCATCAATGGCATTGATCCGAAAAAGAAAACAAATTGGAAAGACCCTAAGAATAACCACGATACGCTGGCTTCATTAAAGGAACCGTCTAACAAAAAATAA
- a CDS encoding sialidase family protein, giving the protein MKKHLIPIAAFLLCLTGIAKAQIFKDGIVTDDFIFEKTSFPESHASTIAETPDGLVSAFFGGTKERNPDVGIWVSRLESGKWTAPVEVANGIVNDTLRYACWNPVLYQVPKGELMLFYKVGPNVAGWKGFLITSRDNGKSWSKPTALQEGFLGPIKNKPVLLANGELWCPSSTEGKDGWRVHFEVTPDFGKTWRKVGPINDGKTINAIQPSILIHANGDLQVLCRSRNRAIVESWSKDSGKTWSEMKESNLPNNNSGTDAVTLKDGRQLLVYNHVLPPGTEAKGPRTPLNVAISKDGKNWEAALVLEDSPISQYSYPSVIQSDDGMVHIVYTWRRERLKYVKIDPSKLKGKAISEGKWPLSNVSSK; this is encoded by the coding sequence ATGAAAAAACACCTAATTCCCATCGCCGCATTCCTACTATGCCTCACAGGCATCGCGAAGGCCCAAATTTTTAAGGACGGCATCGTCACCGACGACTTTATTTTCGAAAAAACCTCTTTCCCCGAAAGCCACGCGTCCACCATCGCGGAAACGCCTGACGGGCTCGTAAGCGCCTTTTTCGGAGGAACAAAAGAGCGCAATCCCGACGTCGGAATCTGGGTAAGCCGCCTCGAAAGTGGCAAATGGACAGCACCAGTGGAAGTTGCAAATGGTATTGTGAACGACACATTGCGTTATGCATGCTGGAATCCGGTCTTGTATCAGGTTCCAAAAGGCGAACTGATGCTTTTTTACAAAGTAGGCCCCAATGTTGCTGGATGGAAGGGATTCCTGATCACGTCCAGGGACAACGGAAAAAGCTGGTCGAAACCAACCGCATTGCAGGAGGGGTTTCTAGGTCCTATCAAAAACAAGCCCGTTTTGCTTGCCAATGGAGAACTATGGTGTCCATCGAGCACGGAAGGAAAAGATGGGTGGCGCGTTCATTTCGAAGTAACACCCGACTTTGGCAAAACGTGGCGGAAAGTAGGGCCTATTAACGATGGAAAAACCATTAATGCAATCCAGCCCAGCATTTTGATACATGCCAATGGTGATTTGCAAGTCCTATGCCGCAGCCGAAATCGCGCCATTGTTGAATCCTGGTCGAAAGACAGCGGGAAAACTTGGTCTGAAATGAAGGAGTCGAATTTGCCCAACAACAATTCGGGAACGGATGCGGTAACATTGAAAGATGGCCGTCAATTACTGGTTTATAACCACGTTCTGCCTCCGGGAACAGAAGCAAAAGGGCCACGGACGCCTTTGAATGTGGCGATTTCGAAAGATGGCAAAAATTGGGAAGCAGCGCTGGTTCTGGAAGATTCGCCCATCAGTCAGTATTCGTATCCTTCTGTTATTCAGTCTGATGACGGTATGGTACACATTGTATACACCTGGCGCCGCGAGCGCCTCAAATATGTGAAAATTGATCCCTCTAAATTGAAGGGAAAAGCCATTAGCGAAGGAAAATGGCCGTTATCAAATGTGAGCAGCAAATGA
- a CDS encoding RagB/SusD family nutrient uptake outer membrane protein, with protein sequence MKLQHIFLLTAVLIASGCEKVLDKTDLSAFNEEQVFNDTLLARGYVDYVYDQNLPVWPTGDFLKATDEISGETRFFEGTVQVNTVADFGTSVSATNNYGKIRSINQFLVKMPSSALSEGYKKQLMAQVSFFRAYRYFDLVQLYGGVPLVLEPLGAIGEEEKEQAAIPRSSTSESIQQIVTDLNFSIENLPGKWNDSNDWGRITSGAAAGFKGRILLHYASPQFNPNDLPERWQAAYDANKQAIDLLKANGFGLHQSFKDLWFTEANNPEAVWVTCYNNKVGDQINKNQTWDNNTRPSYLGTGSGSNQPTWEIAQAFPMKNGKNIEEKGSGYDPKLFYKNRDPRFENTIAYNGATWHINGNTNYKLWTYFVNNKTVEQKATVSGFYVRKAIDPNLPTGAVANSGTDWIEMRFAEVMLNFAEAACGINKLDEAYTQLKEIRKRAGIDPGADGFFGLTPKMTRAQMFQALLRERQIELAFEGKRFWDLRRWKQFETKLNGKRRTGVTINLKTSAISPEDFAARRDGMSLDSVYRNYMEIVPKELDTKYVINWLPEYYFFAIPSTALTNNAKLEQNIGWPSGTFDPLR encoded by the coding sequence ATGAAACTGCAACATATTTTTTTATTGACAGCTGTTTTAATTGCTTCGGGCTGCGAAAAAGTGCTCGACAAAACAGACCTTTCGGCATTCAACGAAGAGCAGGTTTTTAATGATACGCTGCTTGCGAGAGGCTATGTGGATTATGTTTATGACCAAAATCTGCCCGTATGGCCAACTGGTGATTTCCTGAAAGCAACCGACGAAATTTCAGGCGAAACGCGTTTTTTCGAAGGGACTGTCCAGGTTAACACCGTCGCCGATTTCGGGACTTCTGTGAGTGCGACCAATAATTATGGGAAGATCCGCTCTATCAATCAGTTTTTGGTAAAAATGCCTTCCAGTGCACTTAGTGAAGGTTACAAAAAGCAATTGATGGCGCAGGTTTCATTCTTCCGCGCTTACCGTTACTTTGATCTTGTGCAACTTTATGGTGGCGTTCCGCTGGTGCTGGAACCGCTTGGCGCGATAGGAGAAGAAGAAAAAGAGCAGGCCGCTATTCCCAGAAGCAGCACATCTGAAAGCATTCAGCAAATTGTTACCGACCTCAATTTCAGCATTGAAAACCTGCCCGGCAAATGGAACGATTCAAATGACTGGGGCCGGATCACGAGCGGCGCTGCGGCTGGTTTCAAAGGCAGGATCTTACTGCATTATGCAAGCCCGCAATTCAACCCAAACGATCTTCCCGAACGCTGGCAAGCTGCTTATGATGCTAACAAACAAGCCATTGACTTGCTGAAAGCGAATGGTTTTGGACTACATCAAAGTTTTAAAGATCTGTGGTTTACCGAGGCAAACAATCCCGAGGCTGTGTGGGTTACGTGCTACAACAATAAAGTGGGGGATCAAATCAATAAAAATCAAACCTGGGATAACAACACGCGCCCATCTTATCTGGGAACGGGAAGCGGTTCCAACCAGCCGACCTGGGAAATAGCGCAAGCGTTCCCCATGAAAAATGGTAAAAATATTGAAGAAAAAGGTTCAGGCTATGATCCGAAGCTATTTTACAAAAACCGCGATCCAAGATTTGAGAACACCATTGCCTACAACGGCGCCACCTGGCACATTAACGGCAACACCAATTACAAACTCTGGACCTATTTTGTAAACAACAAAACCGTAGAACAAAAAGCCACGGTGAGCGGCTTCTACGTCCGCAAAGCCATCGATCCAAACTTACCAACCGGCGCGGTCGCTAACAGCGGAACCGACTGGATAGAAATGCGTTTTGCCGAAGTAATGCTCAATTTCGCAGAAGCAGCCTGCGGGATCAACAAGCTTGACGAGGCCTACACGCAACTAAAAGAGATCAGGAAAAGAGCCGGCATCGACCCGGGAGCCGACGGTTTTTTCGGCCTGACCCCAAAAATGACCCGTGCACAAATGTTCCAGGCGCTCTTGCGCGAAAGACAGATAGAGCTCGCCTTCGAAGGAAAACGCTTCTGGGACCTCCGGCGCTGGAAACAGTTTGAAACCAAGCTAAACGGCAAACGCAGGACGGGCGTGACGATCAATCTGAAAACCTCAGCCATATCGCCCGAAGATTTCGCAGCGCGACGTGACGGCATGAGCCTGGATTCGGTTTACCGCAATTACATGGAAATCGTCCCCAAAGAACTGGACACGAAATACGTGATCAACTGGCTGCCGGAATATTACTTTTTCGCCATCCCAAGCACAGCACTAACAAACAACGCAAAACTGGAACAAAACATCGGCTGGCCTTCTGGGACGTTTGATCCGCTGAGGTAA
- a CDS encoding MGH1-like glycoside hydrolase domain-containing protein, with amino-acid sequence MHTKNQIYLLLIILIGMSACSKHSIGPAVLKAEHYRHHVEHFNRMEDENKVNAIPNAQSWDWMKANIPLFDCPQDNFQEIYYYRWWTFRKHIHKTPQGFIITEFLGDRNYADKYNMISCALGHHIYEGRWLHNQQYLDDYVHVWFRGNEGGRMKKLLTFSSWTADALYNRYKVNRNKAFVLDMLPDLQSEYQAWEKDRRTVSGLFWQTDVKDGMEESLSGGRREQNARPTINSYMYGNAKAIAQIAHLKGDSATKGFYQSKADTLKKLIIEKLWNPETGFFETVKKGGSGAFAGVREAIGYIPWYFNLPNEKHDEAWQQVIDPKGFRAPFGLTTAERRHPDFRTHGCCKCEWDGAVWPFATSQTLTGMANRMNASENKTLTDTTYFRLMELYVESQYYRGKPYIGEYLDETTGYWLKGDQERSRYYNHSTFNDLIISGLVGLRPREDDTIEINPLIPQEKWDWFCLDNVLYHGNVLTIIWDEDGNHYKKGRGLQVLVNGKKAGSSEKIERLLIKQI; translated from the coding sequence ATGCACACAAAGAACCAGATCTATTTATTGTTGATTATCTTGATCGGAATGAGTGCGTGTTCAAAGCACAGCATTGGCCCGGCCGTGCTGAAAGCGGAGCATTACAGGCATCATGTGGAGCATTTCAACCGGATGGAGGATGAAAATAAGGTCAATGCGATTCCTAATGCGCAGTCCTGGGACTGGATGAAAGCCAACATTCCGCTGTTCGACTGTCCGCAGGATAATTTTCAGGAGATCTATTATTACCGCTGGTGGACATTCCGGAAACACATTCACAAGACCCCGCAAGGCTTTATTATCACTGAATTTCTGGGCGACCGCAATTACGCAGACAAGTATAACATGATCAGCTGCGCACTCGGACATCACATATACGAGGGCCGCTGGCTGCATAACCAGCAGTATCTGGACGATTATGTGCATGTGTGGTTTCGAGGAAATGAAGGCGGCAGGATGAAAAAATTGCTCACATTCAGCAGCTGGACGGCCGATGCGCTTTATAATCGCTATAAGGTGAATCGGAACAAAGCATTTGTGCTGGACATGCTGCCGGATCTGCAATCGGAATATCAGGCTTGGGAAAAAGACCGCCGCACGGTTTCCGGGCTTTTTTGGCAAACGGATGTAAAAGACGGCATGGAAGAGTCGCTCAGCGGCGGCCGGAGAGAGCAAAATGCAAGGCCGACTATTAACAGTTACATGTATGGAAATGCAAAGGCAATCGCTCAGATCGCACATTTGAAAGGGGATTCCGCCACCAAAGGCTTTTATCAGTCAAAGGCAGACACTTTGAAAAAACTGATCATAGAAAAGCTCTGGAACCCTGAAACCGGGTTTTTTGAAACAGTGAAAAAGGGTGGCAGCGGAGCATTTGCTGGCGTCCGGGAGGCGATTGGTTATATTCCGTGGTATTTTAATTTACCCAATGAAAAGCACGATGAAGCCTGGCAGCAAGTAATTGATCCTAAGGGTTTTCGCGCGCCATTCGGGCTCACAACCGCAGAGCGGAGGCACCCGGATTTCCGCACGCATGGCTGTTGCAAATGCGAATGGGACGGTGCAGTCTGGCCATTTGCCACTTCGCAAACATTAACCGGAATGGCCAACCGGATGAATGCCAGCGAGAACAAAACTTTGACAGACACCACTTATTTCAGATTAATGGAGCTATATGTGGAGTCGCAATATTACCGTGGGAAGCCCTATATCGGCGAATATCTGGATGAAACGACGGGTTACTGGCTCAAAGGCGATCAGGAAAGGAGCAGATATTACAATCATTCTACATTCAACGACCTCATTATTTCTGGTCTGGTTGGGCTTCGACCGAGGGAAGACGACACCATTGAAATCAACCCGTTGATCCCGCAGGAAAAGTGGGATTGGTTTTGTCTGGATAATGTGCTTTATCATGGCAACGTATTGACGATCATATGGGATGAAGATGGGAATCATTACAAAAAAGGAAGAGGATTGCAAGTTTTGGTTAACGGTAAAAAAGCAGGCTCATCAGAAAAAATCGAAAGATTATTGATTAAACAAATATGA
- a CDS encoding DUF6298 domain-containing protein, which yields MKLPSPVAMGEDGKLHYAPDSLGNRIVDFSYAGYMAGNKQIPDVPIKVVVPAKVGDATLRIQSAIDYVGSLPPEKDGFRGAVLLEKGEHTILGGLFIRKSGIIIRGNGTVDNKTTLVGAGLSRETILTVLGSNDPEIGNLGEVNDEYVPVNALTFNVVNAADFKTGDRIQIRRPSTKAWIRLLKMEEFGGETGWLGWKPGQRDIVWDRTITAISRNQITINAPLTTALDKKYGGGFITKYDWPGRISQVGIENLCIESTFDSTNLKDEEHRWMGVRMENVENAWVRQVHFKGLAGSAVALFETASQVTVEDCKSLMPVSEIAGQRRNTFYTQGQLTLFQRCYAENGFHDFTTGYRAAGPNAFVQCESVQPFGFSGTADSWASGVLFDNVVVDGQALSFKNRGQDGQGAGWTAANSVMWQCSASRVENVSPPGVTNFAFGIWAEFAGDGFWENVNEHIKPRSLYFTQLSERIGNEALSNAALMPKESEASSSPSIQQAAELTAKSNVSAASLADWIDSAKDRNPIPVIAGNVKTIDEIGIKTPIKKQNLPPLTIQNGWLVRGEQVVTGNRQEVPWWRGSIRPHDVAQAKPHITRFVPGRSGAGLTDIPEAMTDSLLAKNITVLDHNYGLWYDRRRDDHERIRRIDSEVWPPFYEQPFARSGKETAWDKLSKYDLSKYNAWYWTRLKEFVQLADQKGLVLYHQNYFQHNILEAGAHYADFPWRSANNINATGFPEPPPYAGDKRIFMAEQFYDIENPQRRAIHTAYIRKCLENFADQSGVIQFIGAEYTGPLHFVKFWLDVIADWEKETGKNALVALSTTKDVQDAILAEPGYAKIVDIIDIRYWHLREDGTFYAPEGGKNLAPRQHARLQKTGKISFHSIYKAVLDYRWKYPEKAVLYSAGNYDSNAWAVFLAGGSISAIPRISDGFLNDVSKMKPDSSDGYRLFNTEYGAIIYKETATSFNLDLSGFKGNFLLRRIDPTTGKWIGKTDNIKGGKSIKIGQTAQATAGPVVFWITKK from the coding sequence ATGAAATTACCATCTCCCGTTGCGATGGGAGAAGATGGGAAACTGCATTACGCCCCGGATTCGCTGGGCAACCGCATTGTAGACTTCTCCTATGCAGGCTATATGGCTGGTAATAAGCAAATTCCTGATGTCCCGATCAAAGTCGTCGTGCCGGCAAAGGTGGGCGATGCAACTTTACGCATTCAGTCAGCCATTGATTATGTGGGTTCTTTACCGCCGGAAAAAGACGGGTTTCGTGGAGCTGTGTTGCTCGAAAAAGGCGAGCATACGATATTGGGAGGGCTTTTTATCAGAAAATCCGGCATTATAATACGCGGGAATGGGACAGTAGACAACAAAACAACATTGGTCGGCGCAGGGCTTTCACGGGAAACGATCTTAACCGTGTTAGGTTCAAATGATCCTGAAATAGGGAATCTTGGTGAAGTTAATGATGAATACGTGCCGGTTAATGCATTGACTTTTAATGTAGTAAATGCTGCTGATTTTAAAACGGGCGACCGGATTCAGATCCGGCGTCCATCCACGAAAGCTTGGATACGGTTACTCAAAATGGAGGAGTTTGGTGGCGAAACCGGCTGGCTTGGCTGGAAACCCGGGCAGCGGGATATTGTTTGGGACCGCACCATTACAGCCATTTCCCGAAACCAGATCACCATTAATGCGCCGCTCACAACGGCTTTGGACAAAAAATATGGCGGTGGATTCATCACAAAATATGACTGGCCGGGCCGCATAAGCCAGGTTGGCATTGAAAACCTTTGCATTGAATCCACATTCGATAGCACAAACCTGAAAGACGAAGAACATCGCTGGATGGGGGTAAGAATGGAAAATGTAGAGAATGCGTGGGTGAGGCAAGTGCATTTCAAAGGCCTCGCCGGATCGGCCGTCGCGCTTTTTGAAACAGCTTCCCAGGTTACGGTCGAGGATTGTAAGTCGCTGATGCCTGTTTCTGAAATTGCGGGGCAGCGGCGGAATACATTTTACACACAAGGGCAGCTTACGCTTTTTCAAAGGTGCTATGCTGAAAATGGTTTTCATGATTTTACCACGGGTTACCGCGCTGCCGGACCTAATGCATTTGTGCAGTGCGAGTCGGTTCAGCCGTTTGGGTTCAGTGGAACGGCGGATAGCTGGGCTTCCGGTGTTTTGTTTGATAATGTGGTTGTCGATGGTCAGGCATTAAGCTTCAAAAATCGCGGCCAGGATGGCCAGGGAGCGGGCTGGACTGCGGCTAACAGTGTTATGTGGCAATGTTCGGCGTCGCGGGTAGAAAATGTCAGTCCGCCGGGGGTAACCAATTTTGCATTCGGGATCTGGGCTGAATTTGCGGGGGATGGGTTTTGGGAGAATGTCAATGAGCACATCAAGCCGCGCAGTTTGTATTTTACACAACTATCGGAACGGATTGGGAACGAGGCACTTTCCAATGCTGCCCTAATGCCAAAAGAATCCGAAGCGTCCAGCAGCCCAAGCATTCAGCAGGCAGCAGAGCTGACAGCGAAATCCAATGTTTCCGCAGCATCACTTGCCGACTGGATCGATTCAGCGAAAGACCGAAACCCCATTCCTGTAATTGCCGGCAATGTTAAAACCATTGATGAAATTGGAATAAAAACTCCGATAAAAAAGCAAAATCTACCACCGTTAACCATCCAAAATGGATGGCTGGTACGCGGAGAACAGGTTGTTACCGGAAACCGTCAGGAGGTTCCCTGGTGGCGCGGAAGCATTCGTCCGCACGATGTGGCGCAAGCTAAACCGCATATAACCCGGTTCGTTCCCGGGCGATCCGGCGCTGGTTTGACCGACATTCCCGAAGCCATGACGGACTCACTATTGGCTAAAAATATAACAGTGCTGGATCATAATTATGGCCTCTGGTACGACCGCCGCCGTGACGATCACGAGCGCATCCGGCGCATTGACAGCGAAGTATGGCCCCCATTTTACGAACAACCGTTCGCCAGAAGCGGTAAAGAAACGGCATGGGACAAGCTCAGCAAATATGATCTTTCGAAATACAATGCATGGTATTGGACACGACTTAAAGAGTTTGTACAACTGGCTGACCAAAAAGGACTGGTGCTTTATCATCAAAACTATTTTCAGCATAACATTCTGGAAGCAGGCGCGCATTATGCTGATTTCCCCTGGCGTTCCGCCAACAATATCAATGCAACCGGCTTTCCGGAGCCGCCACCTTACGCGGGTGATAAGCGGATTTTTATGGCAGAGCAATTTTACGACATTGAAAATCCCCAGCGCAGGGCCATTCACACCGCATACATTCGCAAATGCCTCGAAAATTTCGCCGATCAAAGCGGCGTCATTCAATTTATCGGTGCTGAATACACGGGGCCGCTGCATTTCGTCAAATTCTGGCTGGATGTGATTGCTGACTGGGAAAAAGAAACGGGCAAAAATGCATTGGTCGCGCTGAGCACAACGAAGGATGTGCAAGACGCAATTCTGGCCGAGCCTGGTTATGCCAAAATCGTGGACATCATTGACATTCGTTACTGGCATTTACGCGAAGACGGCACATTTTACGCACCGGAAGGCGGCAAAAATCTGGCGCCCAGACAACACGCCAGGTTGCAGAAGACTGGCAAAATTTCCTTCCATTCGATTTATAAAGCAGTACTGGATTACCGTTGGAAATATCCTGAAAAAGCAGTGCTTTACTCAGCAGGAAATTATGATTCAAATGCATGGGCCGTCTTTCTGGCTGGCGGATCCATCAGTGCAATTCCACGAATTTCTGATGGTTTTTTAAATGATGTTTCAAAGATGAAGCCAGATTCTTCGGATGGATACAGGTTGTTTAATACGGAATATGGGGCCATTATTTATAAAGAAACCGCTACAAGCTTTAATCTGGATCTAAGCGGTTTTAAAGGCAATTTCCTCCTGCGGCGCATTGATCCGACGACAGGAAAATGGATAGGAAAAACAGATAACATTAAGGGAGGGAAATCAATTAAAATAGGCCAGACGGCGCAAGCAACGGCTGGTCCGGTGGTTTTTTGGATAACTAAAAAATGA